Proteins encoded by one window of Candidatus Nitrosocosmicus arcticus:
- a CDS encoding molybdenum cofactor biosynthesis protein MoaE encodes MSSRDLQEGTDKLETNSSNEPLNFRNNNDTLGSSSSSQRITESEIDVNDVINSMADNEGHSGATLIFVGSVRNFGINGKVQRMYYESYSKMAENKIKHIERMAMDKYGIKKIRIVHRIGELALGNNSVIIALSTPHSNDAFRACKYILAKIKQEVPIWKKEILSKGNEKWVDGKSIKTN; translated from the coding sequence TTGAGTAGTAGAGATTTACAAGAAGGGACCGATAAATTGGAAACTAATTCCAGTAATGAGCCTCTTAATTTTAGGAATAATAACGACACACTTGGGTCATCCTCATCATCGCAAAGAATAACAGAATCAGAAATTGATGTAAATGATGTTATAAATTCGATGGCGGACAATGAAGGTCATTCTGGAGCAACTTTAATTTTTGTAGGTTCAGTAAGAAACTTTGGAATAAATGGAAAAGTACAAAGAATGTATTATGAATCCTATTCAAAAATGGCCGAAAATAAGATAAAACATATTGAAAGAATGGCGATGGATAAGTATGGAATAAAAAAAATTAGAATAGTTCACAGAATAGGTGAATTAGCCTTAGGCAACAACAGCGTAATAATAGCACTTTCAACTCCTCATAGCAACGATGCATTTAGGGCCTGCAAATACATTCTAGCAAAAATTAAACAAGAGGTGCCAATTTGGAAAAAAGAAATTCTATCAAAAGGCAATGAAAAATGGGTAGATGGGAAATCAATCAAGACAAATTAG